The Malus domestica chromosome 10, GDT2T_hap1 genome contains a region encoding:
- the LOC103401296 gene encoding acyl-coenzyme A thioesterase 2, chloroplastic-like — protein sequence MALNSSPPYPSSPAAIPVVATLSSPFENPPPSQDGPNGSTRKPISLWPGMYQSPVTNALWEARSKIFERFFLDPPKDAPPQSELLNKTPSQSRTSILYNFSTDYILREQYRDPWNEVRIGKLLEDLDALAGTISVKHCCDDNSTTRPLLLVTASVDKIVLKKPISVDIDLKIVGAVIWVGRSSIEIQLEVIQSATDGSDIADSVALSANFIFVARDSKTGKAAPVNRLSPETQREILLFEEAEARNNLRKRKKGGGDRREFENGELNTVKTLLAEGRIFCDMPALADRDSILLKDTRLENSLICQPQQRNIHGRIFGGFLMHRAFELAFSTAYAFAGLVPCFLEVDHVDFLKPVDVGDFLRFKSCVLYTEVQNPDQPLINIEVVAHVTRPELRSTEVSNTFYFTFTVRPEAKATKNGFRILNVVPATEEEARHIVERMDAQALLSTKGVISK from the exons ATGGCCTTGAATTCCTCTCCTCCATATCCCAGTTCACCCGCCGCCATTCCCGTCGTCGCCACCCTCTCTTCCCCTTTCGAAAACCCGCCTCCGTCCCAAGATGGGCCCAACGGTTCGACCCGGAAGCCCATTAGCCTCTGGCCGGGAATGTACCAGTCGCCTGTGACGAATGCGCTGTGGGAGGCGAGGTCTAAAATTTTCGAGAGGTTTTTTCTGGACCCGCCGAAAGATGCCCCTCCGCAGAGCGAGTTGCTGAACAAAACGCCGTCGCAGAGCAGGACTTCGATTCTGTACAATTTCTCGACGGATTATATATTGCGGGAGCAGTACAGGGATCCTTGGAACGAGGTCCGAATTGGGAAGTTGCTTGAAGACCTTGATGCTTTAGCTGGAACCATTTCTGTAAAG CACTGTTGCGACGACAATAGCACAACAAGGCCACTCTTATTGGTCACGGCATCTGTTGACAAGATTGTTCTGAAGAAGCCGATTAGTGTTGATATTGATCTGAAAATAGTGGGTGCTGTCATATGGGTTGGACGGTCATCTATTGAGATTCAACTAGAAGTTATTCAGTCAGCAACAG ACGGATCTGACATTGCAGACTCAGTAGCTCTTTCAGCAAACTTCATATTTGTGGCCCGTGATTCTAAGACTGGGAAAGCTGCCCCAGTTAATCGGTTATCGCCAGAAACTCAAAGAGAAATATTGCTTTTCGAGGAAGCGGAAGCCAGAAATAATctgaggaaaagaaagaaaggaggaGGAGACAGAAGGGAGTTTGAGAATGGAGAATTAAATACAGTTAAAACACTGTTGGCTGAGGGAAGGATCTTCTGTGATATGCCTGCCTTGGCAGACAGAGATAGCATTCTTCTAAAGGATACCCGCTTGGAAAACTCATTGATCTGCCAACCACAACAGAGAAACATCCATGGTCGGATCTTTGGAGGGTTTTTGATGCACCGAGCATTTGAATTGGCTTTCTCCACGGCTTATGCCTTTGCAGGCTTGGTGCCTTGCTTTCTAGAAGTCGATCACGTTGACTTCTTGAAACCT GTGGACGTTGGAGATTTCCTGCGTTTCAAATCTTGTGTTCTCTACACAGAAGTTCAGAATCCGGATCAACCTCTAATTAATATCGAAGTTGTTGCCCATGTTACCAGGCCTGAACTCAGGTCTACTGAG GTGTCGAACACATTTTATTTCACTTTCACCGTACGCCCTGAGGCAAAGGCCACAAAAAATGGATTCAGGATACTGAATGTGGTTCCGGCAACAGAGGAAGAAGCACGTCATATAGTAGAACGCATGGATGCTCAAGCCTTGCTTTCAACAAAAGGAGTCATCAGCAAATAA
- the LOC139188636 gene encoding uncharacterized protein, protein MTEVQRMIDSAMKKGPKFPKFIHPYPAYVESFGYPKGFKIPDFSLFTGESSLSSLEHVARFTAQCGDVNSDFHKLRLFNFSLTGSTFAWYINLPPNSVQNWEELVEKFHEQFYRPGMEMSVSSLARMAQASDESPMDYLTRFKSARNWCRVPLPEVEFVRLALNGLDVEYKKKFLGANFRDMYELAQHVEQYDYLLREEKVSKTPSRGTLYKNPTVSYASTEDECVSVDAAEIVIDKPYVCKALTQVDLEKSKVARPLKEC, encoded by the coding sequence atgaccgaagttcagcggatgattgactcggccatgaagaaagggccgaagtttcctaagtttatTCATCCGTACCCAGCTTACGTGGAATCGTTTGGGTACCCGAAGGgtttcaagatcccagattttagtctttttaCCGGTGAATCGTCTTTatcttcgttggagcacgtggctcgtttcactgcacaatgcggagatgtcaatAGTGACTTTCATAAGTTACGGCTATTCAACTTCTCATTGACCGGCTCGACATTTGCTTGGTACATTAATCTACCCCCCAATTCCGTCCAGAACTGGGAAGAGTTGGTCGAGAAGTtccatgagcagttttatcgaccagggatggagatgtcagtttcttcattagcaaggatggctcaggcatcTGATGAATCACCAATGGACTATCTCACTAGGTTCAAATCGGCccggaattggtgccgagtgcccttacccgaagtcgaattcgtcaggcttgctttgaacggcctcgacgtcgaatataaaaagaaattcctgggggcaaactttcgggacatgtatgaattagcccagcATGTTGAACAGTACGACTACTTGCTCCGTGAGGAGAAGGTTTCGAAAACGCCATCTCGGGGGACGTTGTACAAAAATCCTACTGTCAGCTATGcgtcaaccgaggatgaatgcgtcAGTGTGGATGCGGccgagatagtgatagataagccatacgtttgtaAGGCATTAACTCAGGTTGATCTAGAGAAGTCAAAAGTCGCTCGGCCGCTGAAGGAGTGTTGA